A window from Lepisosteus oculatus isolate fLepOcu1 unplaced genomic scaffold, fLepOcu1.hap2 HAP2_SCAFFOLD_39, whole genome shotgun sequence encodes these proteins:
- the LOC138227635 gene encoding zinc finger C2HC domain-containing protein 1B-like produces the protein MEKQKAFTPRKALPIRGDNLDYGSPMEDGGCAESHFPSALSHQERRQVSPCSRGLEDVPCGRRKYLKKARLPESDVSAAQAAQGHFRNNTTCLDEQTLSVENRYLSPTSLMCPTAEQFPYENSQSGNPQLVPCELCHGKFAVERLEKHSKICKKLQNSKRKVFDSFKHRAKGTELETYIHKKKVKPPIVLRKNNWRQKHEDFIRSIKQAREVQQVIMQGGKVVNLPQPPANPNPDYVPCPHCGRRFAPRPAQRHFPKCQHIRSRPPPPPRR, from the exons atggagaagcaaaaagccttcactccaaggaaagcccttcctatcagaggagacaaccttgattatggttctccaatggaagatggcggatgcgcagaatcgcactttccctctgcgctttcccatcaggagagacgtcaagtgagcccttgcagccgtgggctagaagacgtcccctgtggaaggagaaagtatctcaagaaagcaaggctccctgaaagcgacgtgtcagcggcacaggccgcgcagggccacttcagaaataacaccacatgtctggatgaacaaactctgtcagtggaaaacagatatttgtcccctacaagtctgatgtgccctaccgctgagcaatttccatatgagaatagccagagtggaaaccctcagctggtgccctgtgaactgtgtcacgggaagtttgctgtagagaggctggagaaacacagcaagatctgcaagaagcttcagaattcaaagaggaaggtttttgactctttcaagcacagggccaagggaacagaactggagacatacatccataagaagaaggttaaaccgccaatcgtg ctgagaaagaacaactggaggcagaagcacgaggatttcattcggagcatcaaacaggccagggaggtgcagcaggtgatcatgcaaggagggaaagttgtgaacctgccccagccccccgcgaatccaaaccccgactacgtgccctgccctcactgcggccggcgctttgcccccaggccggcacagaggcacttccccaagtgtcagcacatcaggagccgccctcctcctcctcctcgcagatga